The Impatiens glandulifera chromosome 3, dImpGla2.1, whole genome shotgun sequence genome contains a region encoding:
- the LOC124929838 gene encoding uncharacterized protein LOC124929838: MAPEILVPSPIKAANFRFISSFLSVSSRTLFGLSSLHVKSKFSLYIPFFVRSLCSNGANNRHRALDISGYHETFAKRMAMAGVRPHYPIAVGVSGGPDSMALCVLAAGWKTNGSNQTLVDGLLAIIVDHGLRTESQEEAHLVSQRLLNMGIRSEIVRCEWSDGRPKQGHLQEAARDRRYEIFEKVCFENQIGVLLLAHHADDQAESFVLRLSRGSGILGLAGMAFVTQLFSRYPNGQTVLLVRPLLEFSKNDLYKICRGNNQDWVEDPTNVSQLFARNRIRMELKKLAVGTFNAELQSLISLCRRTRMYVDYTCRNLISLSTTIMPHGYAVIDLVRLNPSLVEDICLSKYISCLLQFISQKRGPIRGSALRSLLGYFRTFPCKTSFTAACCYLCPSPGSKGTKLLICSFDSSSPLNFYEINDEHVHIKNPSTIDQIISDSNTYNNPTPIFPYALSTESLLAQGILSESTRKNILTLQQVETDHFRMKTETKHNKVLTKNDQTDCIMLRHEGTGYFMNRFLIKWKLSGKTTERLVRVRQMVDSDWLYLAKLCQNRPEVDKYLQSLKAIPVAVRRGLPVLVNPEGLLLSIPSIGYNHCSCMKVSADFRPRVPLGGGYSSFV; this comes from the exons ATGGCGCCGGAGATTCTTGTCCCTTCTCCGATCAAGGCGGCGAATTTCCGCTTCATCAGCTCATTTCTTAGTGTTTCATCACGAACCCTGTTCGGACTGAGCTCTCTCCATGTAAAATCCAAATTTTCTCTCTACATACCTTTCTTTGTTCGCTCGCTCTGCTCCAATGGCGCGAATAACAGACATCGAGCACTTGATATATCTGGTTACCACGAGACCTTCGCCAAGAGGATGGCTATGGCGGGCGTTAGACCTCATTATCCAATAG CTGTTGGAGTTTCGGGTGGTCCAGATAGTATGGCTCTGTGTGTGTTGGCTGCTGGCTGGAAAACGAATGGCAGCAATCAAACCTTAGTAGATGGGCTTTTGGCGATAATAGTTGATCATGGACTGCGAACCGAGAGTCAAGAGGAAGCACACTTAGTGTCACAACGTTTATTGAATATGG GGATCAGAAGTGAGATTGTCCGATGTGAATGGTCAGATGGTAGGCCTAAACAAGGTCACTTACAAGAAGCAGCTCGCGATAGGAG gTATGAAATCTTTGAGAAGGTGTGCTTTGAAAACCAAATAGGTGTATTACTACTAGCACATCACGCAGACGATCAG GCTGAATCGTTTGTTCTTAGACTCTCTCGTGGTAGTGGCATCCTAGGGCTAGCTGGCATGGCGTTTGTCACTCAATTGTTCTCCAGATACCCAAATGGTCAAACCGTTTTACTAGTCAGACCACTATTGGAATTCTCGAAAAATGATCTCTACAAG ATTTGTCGAGGAAATAATCAGGATTGGGTGGAAGATCCAACAAACGTAAGTCAACTTTTTGCTCGTAATCGGATTAGAATGGAATTGAAGAAATTGGCAGTAG GCACTTTCAATGCTGAATTACAATCTCTTATCTCATTGTGTAGAAGAACACGCATGTATGTCGACTATACGTGTCGTAACTTGATTAGTCTTTCCACAACTATCATGCCC CATGGTTACGCAGTTATTGACTTGGTACGTCTGAATCCATCGCTTGTTGAAGATATATGTCTTTCGAAATACATTTCTTGTTTATTACAG ttcaTTTCCCAGAAACGTGGACCTATACGAGGAAGTGCATTGAGATCGCTATTGGGGTATTTCCGTACTTTTCCATGCAAG ACTTCTTTCACTGCAGCTTGTTGTTACCTTTGTCCATCTCCTGGCTCTAAAGGCACGAAACTCCTCATCTGTTCTTTCGATTCATCTTCACCGTTGAATTTCTACGAGATCAACGATGAACACGTTCATATAAAGAACCCTAGCACGATCGATCAAATCATTTCCGATTCCAACACTTACAATAATCCAACTCCAATTTTTCCATACGCCCTTTCCACCGAATCTTTGTTAGCCCAAGGCATTCTTAGCGAATCAACCCGCAAGAACATTCTAACGCTACAACAAGTTGAAACCGATCATTTCAGGATGAAAACCGAAACGAAACATAATAAAGTTTTGACGAAAAATGATCAAACTGACTGCATTATGCTTCGGCATGAAGGCACTGGATATTTCATGAACAGATTTCTTATAAAGTGGAAACTGAGTGGGAAAACCACAGAAAGGCTGGTTAGGGTTCGACAAATGGTTGATTCCGATTGGCTTTATCTTGCGAAACTGTGCCAGAATCGTCCCGAAGTGGACAAGTATTTGCAGTCATTGAAGGCTATACCTGTTGCTGTAAGAAGAGGACTGCCTGTTCTAGTTAATCCTGAAGGCCTGCTACTAAGTATTCCA AGCATTGGCTACAATCATTGCTCGTGTATGAAGGTATCGGCTGATTTCAGGCCGAGAGTTCCTCTTGGAGGCGGTTATAGCTCATTTGTCTAG